The genomic DNA CTGAAATTGCttaataaacaaacagaaaaaagaaatttaaaaaaagcattcctctgaaaatgatcacgaacaggactgaaaatgagtaaaaaagcagccaatgtccaaagaaacgTCTGGCTCCTTTGGAGCAAATTACAAAGAAATAAGAGGGGACTCAACACTTTAGTGGTAGTGTACAGCAGGCCCTGGAAGTGTGCGCGTGTGGTTTTACCTGACAGAGAAGCGCACGTGGCTCCCTGTACTCTCCCTGACAGATGGGGCAGACATCTCCAGCCTCATTACACTGACTCCTCGTGGCTGCTGTGCCTGTGCACTGAGaaataacacagaaacacacttcAATACGGACACTTCAGCACAATCTGCATTTACTTTTAATTCACAATTTAAATATAAAGCTGTTTAACACTGACCTCGACTCGTAGAAACAGTCTCCCAGTTTTCATTAAAGACGTCCACTGACCATACAATCCTAAAAGCtaaaagggagagaaaacaacagttttcgtttcaacaggaaacagaacctttttagcatttatactacaaaaaatatatattattttattcacGGGTGTATGGAAGCTTCAAACgcaatttcattgttttttgacaatgacaataaatatttgaattgaattgaattgaattgaagctgTAGGATCACACCTTTAGTATGAGGTAGAGCAAAGCCAACAGGACCCCGAGTGTAAGTCCAGGGGTGCCTTCTGTCTCCTGGTAGGTGACTAGGTAGCGGAACCACAGTGGAACAGGCGCTATAGCCTGGTGGACTTGACCCAGTTCCTCAGTCAACATGAGCCACCGCCCCTGGAGAAATAAACTTAAGCTACTGAACCAGCCCTGACAACAGTGCTTTGGTTTTGTTCATTAAGTCAACAATGTCAAAAATAAATCCACAAATCAAACCTGAGTTCGATAGGACACCAGCGAAGAGGGCAGCAGCAAAATAAGGCACTTGATTCCCATGCAGAGGAATTTTATTACAAAGTTGGTGATGCCGACTGCCCAGAGTGTCTCCCAGAAACCCAGCGGCTCAATGGCTGGACTGAGCAGGATGAGGCTATGAGGAGGGGTGACAGTCGGGTTAAACGACATAATGCTCTTCAACAAATCTGATCATACTCCACTTTTAGGTCGGAGACTATATTTCTAGTGATGAGTGAGGTGACACAATGGATCGTGCCTTACCAATGATAAAGTGTCTCTGTGAGAAAGGTGTAGTAAAGCAGTAAGGTGGAGGAGATCAGGAAGAGCAGCAGCCATATGCACTGCAGTTTTGAGTGACGATCCTGCACACAGACAACATGTCGTATTAGGGACttaattaatattcataaacgCATCACAAATCAAGTTTTTCAGCTGCTCACTCACCTGAAGAAAGACTTgagtttgaatgtttttattcacATACAGAAAGGTTGTGAAGAGGCCAATCCCAACTGCTAAACCTGGTAAAGGAAGAGAGACATGATGACATGCCGTCTTGTGCTCACAGCTGTGGTGACACTGTTTTCTTCACTCCTGCTTACCTAGAGCATGTTGGATCACCAGCTTAGCGCACAGTATGACCAGGAAAGGAAGACTCTTTTGGAGCCAGCGGAAGAGACAGCGTAGCTCAGAAAGAGAGGCGCTGGGTTCTCCAGAGTCCAGATCGGACTCGGCCGGGTCAAGCTCGGGCTCTGAACTGGAAGGGGGCGCCCGATTATGTGCGTGTGAATGTGAATGCGAGTGACTGTGGGAGTTGATCCTGCATCTCCTGGATGGGGCACCTCCACTGGACTCTCCGGGGCCACCGGTCATGGGTACTCGTACCTCACCGCTCTCAGGGCTGGAGGCAGCAGCACCACTGACAGGTGCCCTGGTGAAAAGCTCTGGTTGCAGAGTCAGGGATAAACCATTTCCCGCATGACCACCCCGCTCAGTTGAATTAGGCTGCATTACAGTAGGAGACTCCCTCAGTTTCTGTACTCTTCTGGAATCACTCCTAAGACACAAGAGCCTCGGTCAGAGTGTGTCCCGCTGCAGTTACGATCACGGCCATATTTACGTAACAACTGACAGAGAGAACCAACGTAAAGACGTTAATAAAGTGTTATGAAGTAATGAAGGGTTTAGCGCCGTTTATGCTAAAACAGCTGAGA from Oreochromis niloticus isolate F11D_XX linkage group LG10, O_niloticus_UMD_NMBU, whole genome shotgun sequence includes the following:
- the rnft1 gene encoding E3 ubiquitin-protein ligase RNFT1 isoform X1; amino-acid sequence: MKLRVQNDRSDSRRVQKLRESPTVMQPNSTERGGHAGNGLSLTLQPELFTRAPVSGAAASSPESGEVRVPMTGGPGESSGGAPSRRCRINSHSHSHSHSHAHNRAPPSSSEPELDPAESDLDSGEPSASLSELRCLFRWLQKSLPFLVILCAKLVIQHALGLAVGIGLFTTFLYVNKNIQTQVFLQDRHSKLQCIWLLLFLISSTLLLYYTFLTETLYHCLILLSPAIEPLGFWETLWAVGITNFVIKFLCMGIKCLILLLPSSLVSYRTQGRWLMLTEELGQVHQAIAPVPLWFRYLVTYQETEGTPGLTLGVLLALLYLILKLLGLYGQWTSLMKTGRLFLRVECTGTAATRSQCNEAGDVCPICQGEYREPRALLCQHIFCDECIALWFNREKSCPLCRTVITEKVYKWRDGATSPHLQIY
- the rnft1 gene encoding E3 ubiquitin-protein ligase RNFT1 isoform X2, whose protein sequence is MQPNSTERGGHAGNGLSLTLQPELFTRAPVSGAAASSPESGEVRVPMTGGPGESSGGAPSRRCRINSHSHSHSHSHAHNRAPPSSSEPELDPAESDLDSGEPSASLSELRCLFRWLQKSLPFLVILCAKLVIQHALGLAVGIGLFTTFLYVNKNIQTQVFLQDRHSKLQCIWLLLFLISSTLLLYYTFLTETLYHCLILLSPAIEPLGFWETLWAVGITNFVIKFLCMGIKCLILLLPSSLVSYRTQGRWLMLTEELGQVHQAIAPVPLWFRYLVTYQETEGTPGLTLGVLLALLYLILKLLGLYGQWTSLMKTGRLFLRVECTGTAATRSQCNEAGDVCPICQGEYREPRALLCQHIFCDECIALWFNREKSCPLCRTVITEKVYKWRDGATSPHLQIY